The Echinicola jeungdonensis genome segment GGTCACTTTCTTTACCGGAAGGAGTAAAACCAGGGCAAAAGGAATCCGAAATGCTTTTATTTATGGATTTTCGATTATCATCATTTACACCCTTGCTGGAACATTGGTGGCAGCCATCCAGGGTCCGGGTTTTGCCAATTGGCTTTCAACCCATTGGCTGCCCAATACTTTTTTCTTTTTGATTTTTGTTTTCTTTGGTTTGGCATTTTTGGGTTTATTTGAGCTGAACCTTCCCAGTCGATTTGTCAATAAAATTGATTCAAAAGCAGAAAAGGGAGGCTTGACAGGGGTTTTCTTTATGGCATTTACCCTGGTTTTGGTTTCATTTTCCTGTACTGGCCCTATTGTAGGATCCATTTTAATAGAGTCTGCCGGTGGTGAAATCCTCAAACCCATCTTGGGCATGGTTGGATTTTCATTAGCCTTTGCGATTCCTTTTACCCTTTTTGCCGTCTTCCCCGAATGGCTTCAGGGATTACCAAAATCTGGAGGTTGGTTGAATTCTGTAAAGGTGGTTCTTGGCTTTTTGGAGCTGGCTTTGGCTTTCAAATTCCTCAGTGTGGCGGACCAGGTATACCACTGGGGGCTTTTGGACAGGGATATTTATCTGGTGATCTGGATTGTGATCTTTGCCCTAATGGGTTTTTATCTTTTAGGCAAAATCAGACTCCCCAACGATTCTCCTATGGAGTCTTTAAGCGTACCGCGGTTGCTGCTGGCCATGGCCACTTTTGCTTTTGTGGTTTACCTGATTCCAGGACTTTTTGGCGCTCCACTAAAATCCCTAAGTGGCTATTTGCCTCCCATTTCCACCCATGATTTTAATTTGGTCAAATTGAACCAAAGGAATTCCAATACCTTGCTTTCAAATGAAATGACCGAGCAACCCAAACATGGGCAATTGTTGGAATGGCCACATGGTTTAAATGGTTATTTCGACTATGATCAGGCGTTGAATGTAGCCCAAAAAGAAGGAAAGCCCCTTTTTATTGATTTTACCGGTCATGGTTGTGTTAATTGTCGGGAAATGGAAGCCAAGGTTTGGTCTGATCCCGAAGTGTTGAAGCGGCTAAGAAATGATTTTGTTTTGGTGGCTTTGTATGTGGATGAGCGCACCGAATTGCCTGAAGAAGAATGGTACACATCAGATTATGATGGCAAGGTAAAAAGGACCATTGGCAAGCAAAATGCCGACTTTCAGATAACCCGTTTTAATAATAATGCACAACCTTATTATGTGATTCTGGACCATAATGAAGAACTTTTGGTCAGGCCCAAAGCCTATGAAACCGACCCGAATAAATTTGTGGAATTCTTGGATAAAGCCAAGGAGGAGTTTGAAAGGAGGAATAAGTAATTGCTTAATTGTGCAGAGGCCCTTTAGGAATTAATATTATCGCAAAATTTTGCCGAAGGCTTAAGGCTGAATGCCTTTAGCACGTTTGTCATTAATTTTTAGGGTTACCTATTCACCAATAACTTAAAAATCCAATAACTCAACAATTACTTGATATCATACTGAAGGGCAAATTTCAGAAATAGATCGGATATGGTTTCCCCTTGTCCATGGGGTTGGATAAAGAAAAAATGTCTGGGGATGCTCAGGCCGCTGACATCCAGGATGGTAATTTCTTTGTTTTGGAGTTCCTTAAGGACTGCATAGACAGAGACAAATGCCATGGCATCAGAGTTCATCAGGTAGCGCTTCATGCTTTCGGTGCTGCCCAATTGCATTTCAGTTTTCAGTTGCCCTAAGTTGATGCCTAAAGGTTTAAGGGCATGGGCGATCACTTCCAGGGTTCCGGAACCGGGTTCCCGCAAAAGCAAAGGGATTTCCATTAATTCCTCCGGGGATATGGTTTCTTTTCTGGCAAGAGGATGCTGGGCACTTGCTACCAAAACCAATTCATCCTTGATAAATTCAGTGTATTTAAAGAGGGAATGTTTGGAATGACCTTCTATGATACCCAGGTCGATTTGATTATTTTGTAAGGCCTGTTCGATTTGCTCGGTATTATTGGTGTTTAGAGTGACCCGGATATCCTCAAATTTTTGGTGAAAAGCCGCCAGGATGGGAGGCAAAATGTATTGGGCCACCGTAGTACTTGCACCCAAGCGGAGTTGTCCGCGGCGCTCTTGGGTGAAATTATTCATTTCAAACTCCAGGTTTCGGTAAAGGGAAAAAATCTGTTCTGTATATTTCAATAAGGTTTGGCCAGCAGGTGTAAGGGTGATTTTGCTGCCATGCCGCTCAAAAAGTTTGACCTTATAATGACTCTCGATTAACCTGATGTGCTTGGTCACCGCAGGTTGTGTGATAAACAGCTCTTCTGCAGCTTTGGTGAAATTAAGGCGCTTGGCCACGGTATGAAAAACCTGTAAGCGAAAATCAAACATAAATGCGAAGTTAGTTGATTTTTTTGATTTGACCGGAATTCCTTGATTTTCAAAGGCCCGTTTTTGCTAAGGACCCTGATCTAAAAAGAGTCTCAAATTTTATATCTCGCAGAACCTGGCACGGCCCATCGGGAAGCGCAAAGGTCGCCAAGGTTTATGCCTTGGAAGCCAGGATGCTTTAAGGAAGCAACCTTGGCAACTATTAATTTAATTGTTGGTGAAAAATCTTGGGGATTAATAATGGGCCGGGTTTTCCGAAATGCTCTGTTTAATAAGATATCAGCAGGGTTGAATATCGCCGACCATTTCAATTACCCTTAATTGTTCCAGGAGGAATTTTTATTGAAACCTCCTTTTATTTAAAAATCTAAATCTTCTTACATTCAGTCCAACTTGAGAGCTCACCGTGTCCAGTGGTAAAATAGACCAAGGAAACAAGAAGCAAGATTAAGGTATTGCCCCTAATACCGTTGACCTTTTTTAACCATGAAAAACTATGTTACAACCGGAAAAAGAGTTATATATATTTTATCCACTTAGGTCTTTTTTTCCAATAATTGTTTGATCATATGGGCAATTCTTTGGGCTTTGGTGCTTTCTTTTTTGGCTTGATAAATCCAATCTAAATAGGTTTTCTGCTCTCCCTCAGAAATTTTTCGGAAGTTTTCCAGGGCCTCCATGCTTTCTGTTTTAAAACAATCCAAAATTTCTTTTGGAAGCTCGAGGGGGCTTTCATCCAAATACAAGATAATTTTCACCCAATCTCCAGCCTCTTTATGGATGGTTTTCCGGATAGCAGCCTTTACAGGAAGGAATAATTGGCCTTTCCCGTTTGGCATCAACTTGTAATGCTTTAATTCAAATTCATCAATCCAACCTCGAACCTTCACCAAACCAAATGGATTCTTAAATTCAGGAATTAAGTTGGGCAAAAGAGCATAAGTCCAACCTCCTTTTCCCGGATATTTTTCTAGAAGAAATGATTTATTGACAATTGGATTATCCATGTTAATGGTATAAAATGAATATACAAGTTAGGGGCAAAATCATCCTTTTTTAATCCCTTCAACCCTGTTTTTCAAACTTAAATTCATGGCCTCAAAACCCGGTTTTGTCTCTTTTAGTAGTTTCTTTTTCAATATAGGAACCAAAATTCCTTTGAACTTTTCGCTATGAACAAAAGTGGTGCTGCCATCAGGGTTTTCTAACAACTCAAATCTGTGTTCCCCATCAAAAAGCCCCTTGAACCCAAGATTTCCCAGCCATTGGAATTCCTTGTTTTTTTCAAGTGCAATGATTTTGGGCATAAAATTCATCCCCGACAGGTTTACTTTGATGGTTTTCCCGATTTGAATTTTACCGGTAAGGGATTTGATAAAAGGGTTCCATTGGGGATAATTATCAAAATCCATCAAAATGGCCCATACTAGTTTGGGCTTTGCTTCAATATGGATTTGCGTGTAGATCTTCATGGATTTTTGTGTTTTGTTTAACACAAAGCTCAGAAAAGCATGAATAAAAAATCTTGATATACATCAAGAAATGCCATTGTTTCGGATCCTGCTGAGCGTCTCCGCGCTCATCCCCATCATGGAGGCCAGATAATGCAGCGGAACTTCATTAAAAAGTTCTTTTTTGTACTGGAAAATTTGTTGGAATCGCTGTTCAGCAGAGAGAGATAAGAAACCAAAAACCCGGTCTTCCAGGGTCAAAAAGCATTTGGCGATAAACAATTTCTCCAGTTCAGGCCACTGAGGAACTATGTTGGCTAATTGACGGTAACTTTCTTTTTCAATTGTAAATAATTCACAATCCGTCAATGCTTGAATATTTCTTCTGGCGGGAGTATGGAAGAATAAACTGGAAAGGTCGGTCACCAACTCCCCTTTGGAAGAAATCCACTGGGTGATGTCTTTGCCTTCTTCATATTCGAATATTCTAAGATGACCGCTTTTGATAAAACTGAGTTTTTCACAATAAGCACCGCTTCGGGTAAAATATTCCCCTTTTGGCAAAGTCCTGTACACAAATTTCCGGCTCAATACGTCCAGGTACTTTGATGGAATATTAAAATAGGTGCAAAGATAAGATTCAAGGGCTGTCATAGGGTTGCAGGTTGGAATCACAAAACCCAAATATAGGTTGAAATGATATATAGAGACTTAATGTGGAAATCAATTTAACTGGTAATAATTGGATTGAGTTTTGTTGTAAGTTGGAGAAAACAATTGTTCTATGAAAAAGGCATTTTATTTTTATTTGCTTTTCCTGATGGTTGCCATTGGATGCAGTCCGGAAAAAGTGGATATGCCCAAGGGAACTTTTTATGGGGTATTGCCCTGTGCGGATTGTCCAGGAATTAGTTACGAATTACAGATAAATCCTGATTCCACCTATACAGAGAAGGTGGTTTATCAGGAGAGAAGCGAGGAGATATTAAGCCATGG includes the following:
- a CDS encoding protein-disulfide reductase DsbD family protein, with protein sequence MRSSTLKFICLVFFIGLISQTVLAQVIDPPQWKIGISDENLMVGDTVELQFNADIPEDWYIYSNDFDPDLGPMLTVLSFEEKQGIELIDGLKAINPKRKFDEIWQGEVSYFEGTGLFKQKVRITGAAVIIKGSLSYQMCTDISGKCVPFDEEFFIDQNAAITEKSKQKETTPLEPDNVAEEKNQEKPTAAEAPSSSKESAISKAPSTSELVKETKDETSTPKTDSEKIEVGLEPEGKQGDATSMVPFLIASFLGGLAALLTPCVFPMIPMTVTFFTGRSKTRAKGIRNAFIYGFSIIIIYTLAGTLVAAIQGPGFANWLSTHWLPNTFFFLIFVFFGLAFLGLFELNLPSRFVNKIDSKAEKGGLTGVFFMAFTLVLVSFSCTGPIVGSILIESAGGEILKPILGMVGFSLAFAIPFTLFAVFPEWLQGLPKSGGWLNSVKVVLGFLELALAFKFLSVADQVYHWGLLDRDIYLVIWIVIFALMGFYLLGKIRLPNDSPMESLSVPRLLLAMATFAFVVYLIPGLFGAPLKSLSGYLPPISTHDFNLVKLNQRNSNTLLSNEMTEQPKHGQLLEWPHGLNGYFDYDQALNVAQKEGKPLFIDFTGHGCVNCREMEAKVWSDPEVLKRLRNDFVLVALYVDERTELPEEEWYTSDYDGKVKRTIGKQNADFQITRFNNNAQPYYVILDHNEELLVRPKAYETDPNKFVEFLDKAKEEFERRNK
- a CDS encoding LysR family transcriptional regulator, yielding MFDFRLQVFHTVAKRLNFTKAAEELFITQPAVTKHIRLIESHYKVKLFERHGSKITLTPAGQTLLKYTEQIFSLYRNLEFEMNNFTQERRGQLRLGASTTVAQYILPPILAAFHQKFEDIRVTLNTNNTEQIEQALQNNQIDLGIIEGHSKHSLFKYTEFIKDELVLVASAQHPLARKETISPEELMEIPLLLREPGSGTLEVIAHALKPLGINLGQLKTEMQLGSTESMKRYLMNSDAMAFVSVYAVLKELQNKEITILDVSGLSIPRHFFFIQPHGQGETISDLFLKFALQYDIK
- a CDS encoding YdeI/OmpD-associated family protein encodes the protein MDNPIVNKSFLLEKYPGKGGWTYALLPNLIPEFKNPFGLVKVRGWIDEFELKHYKLMPNGKGQLFLPVKAAIRKTIHKEAGDWVKIILYLDESPLELPKEILDCFKTESMEALENFRKISEGEQKTYLDWIYQAKKESTKAQRIAHMIKQLLEKKT
- a CDS encoding SRPBCC domain-containing protein is translated as MKIYTQIHIEAKPKLVWAILMDFDNYPQWNPFIKSLTGKIQIGKTIKVNLSGMNFMPKIIALEKNKEFQWLGNLGFKGLFDGEHRFELLENPDGSTTFVHSEKFKGILVPILKKKLLKETKPGFEAMNLSLKNRVEGIKKG
- a CDS encoding Crp/Fnr family transcriptional regulator; translation: MTALESYLCTYFNIPSKYLDVLSRKFVYRTLPKGEYFTRSGAYCEKLSFIKSGHLRIFEYEEGKDITQWISSKGELVTDLSSLFFHTPARRNIQALTDCELFTIEKESYRQLANIVPQWPELEKLFIAKCFLTLEDRVFGFLSLSAEQRFQQIFQYKKELFNEVPLHYLASMMGMSAETLSRIRNNGIS